GGGCCTCCTCGGCCAACGTCGAGATCAAGACAATCGATGGTGCGACCAATCCCTACCTGGCGCTGAGCGTTCTGCTCACGGCCGCGTTCGACGGCATCGACCGGGACGCCGCGCTCCCCGCGCCGGTGCAGCGCGACCCGCACTCGATGACCAAGTCCGAGCGCACGAAGGCCCGCATCGCGCGCCTGCCGTCCACCCTGGGCGAGGCGGTGGACCTGCTGGCCCGCAGCGAGGTGGCGATGAAGGCGCTCGGGCCGCAACTGCACCACGCGTTCGTGACCGTGCGCCGCCAGGAATGGGCCACCTACGGCAAATGCGACGTCGCCGAGGTCATCTCCGATTACCGGCTGCGGTACTGATCACCGCCGCAGCGACGCGTCGAGGCTCCGCACCAGGTCCCCGACGCGACCGCGTCCGCTCGGAGCGTCGGGGTAGCGCAGGAGGACGCGCACCACGACCGGGCTGGCCAGCGCGAGCGCTTTCTCGATATAGGCGGCTCCGACAGTGTGATCGTCACCGGCGTCGAGTTCGAACGCGCGCGCCGCGTGGCCGGCCGCACCGAGGATGTGCAGGACCTGAGTGGCTTTGGCCAGCGGATGCAGGTACGCCGCGCCGGCGGCGGCAACGGCCGCGCGTGCGGCATCGCCGGCCGCGTCCTGCCCGGCGTCCCGTGTCTCCTGGTAGGCGCGCTGCGCCGCCCACGCGCCGTCACGGATCGCCTTGCTGCGCTTGGCTCCCTCAGCGAACGCCCGCGCCGCGTCGATCGCGGACCTGGGCCGCTGATCATCAGGGCGCACGCGTTCGAAGATCGCCATGGCGGGCTCCGCGCAGGCCACGGAGTAGCGCGTGACCTCGCGGAGCTCTTCGACGCTGAGTTCGATCGCAGTCATGTGCATGAACAGTATCGTTAAAAAGCCGGTTGGCACTTTTCAGCGAATGTCACAGGAC
The window above is part of the Allokutzneria albata genome. Proteins encoded here:
- a CDS encoding putative immunity protein; the protein is MTAIELSVEELREVTRYSVACAEPAMAIFERVRPDDQRPRSAIDAARAFAEGAKRSKAIRDGAWAAQRAYQETRDAGQDAAGDAARAAVAAAGAAYLHPLAKATQVLHILGAAGHAARAFELDAGDDHTVGAAYIEKALALASPVVVRVLLRYPDAPSGRGRVGDLVRSLDASLRR